The DNA sequence ACAACAGGCGCTCCGCCGTGCCCTGGACCGTCGTCAGCAGCGGCTGACGCTCGAGCAGGCTGCGCACCGCCCGACGATACAGTCCACGATCGGCCTGCGCGCGCGGCGCCCACACCGCCGGCCCCTTGCCGCGGTTCAGCATGCGGAACTGCAGCGTTGCGAGATCCGTCGCGCGGCCCATCACGCCACCCAGCGCGTCGATCTCGCGGATGACCGTGCCCTTGGCGATGCCCCCCATGGCGGGATTGCACGAAAGCTGGCCGATGGTCTCGAGCGACGTCGTCAGCAGCGCGGTGCGCGCACCACGCCGTGCGGCGGCCACGGCGGCTTCGGTACCGGCGTGGCCGCCGCCAATCACGCAAACGTCTACGTCGTGCGCAGGTCGGGCCATTCCCCTAATCTACAGGAGCCGCCAGACCCATCACCACGCACCGCCGATGCCGATTCCCCTCTCCGCCAACGCGTCCACCCTCCTCTTCCAGAAGGCCGCCTTCGAGCGCGCCGGCCTGACGCGCGCCACCATCGATGCGTGGCTGACGCTGACGCCCGAGGAGTTTCGCGTGGAGGGCGAACTCATCGCCGTCGGGCCGGTGTTCGATGCCGAAGCGCTCCAGGCCCTCGTCTCCGCATTGGAAGACAAGGGTCTGGTGTACTACGACGACTTCTTTGAGATGAGCGGCAGCTGGCCCGATTGGGTCAGCTTGCACGCCATGGCCGCGCGGCGCTGACCATCAGTTGAGATGGCGCCGGAACCAGCGCAGCGTCTCCGGCCACGCTCGACGCGCCGCCTCGAGATTGGCCGGCCGCTGGTCTTGCGCCCGCAGGAAGCCGTGGCCGGCGCCGGCGTAGATGTGCTGCTCGAAGGTCCCGCCGATTGCCTTGATCGTTGAGTCCGCGCGGCCGATCGTCGCATTCACGCGCTGATCGTCTTCGCCGTAGAGGCCGAGCACCGGGATGCGGACCTTTGCGATGTCCTCGGCGGACGGCGACGAGCCGTAGTACACCACCGCGGCCTTGAGGCCCGGCGCGTTGAAGACGGCGTGATTGAACGACGCCGAACCGCCCCAGCAGTAGCCCACCACGCCGTACACCTTCTTCGCGGCCGGCAGGTTCATGCCATACTGCCCGACGGCCGCGACCATCGCGTTCATCTTGTCGGGCGTGACGCGCTGGATCATCGCGCGCGCGTCAGCGGCGGCCATGGAGTCCGTGGTGGCGCCTCCGCGCTCGATCGACAGCAGGTCCGGCGCGATGGCGATGAAACCATCGGCGGCGAGCTGATCCGCCACGCCGCGCACCCAGCTCGAAAGTCCGAAGATCTCGTGGATGACCACGACGACCGGCGCGTTGTCACGGCGCTCGGGATACACGACCCATGCCGCAATCGAGTCGCGCGAGCCGGGAGCGGCAGGAATCATCGCCCACTCGGCGTGCCGAGGGCTGTTCTGCAGGCGTGCGGCGACGTCGGCCGCACCGGCGGGAATCGCGGTGCCCTGCGATTCGGCAGATACCGACTCCACGGAACAGGCGCCCACCGTGAGCGCGAGGGGCAGCAGGGCTAAGGCTACGAAGCGCATCGTGTACTCCAGGGAAGATCGCGAAACGGAATGCGGGAGATGGCCGCAGCCACCTCCCGCATGAACGTACAGTGTGCCCGGACCGTTCGCCTACGCGGGACGCGGCGCCAGTTCGGGGAAGGCCACCGCGCCCAGGCGCTCCGCCAACAGCTGCCGCGCCCGCGCGACGATCTCGTCCGTGGACGGCGAGTCGGCATACGCCTGCAGCAGGCGCTCGCGCAGCTCGGCGGCCGAGGGCAGCTGCGGCAAGTGCGGCAGGTGCGCCTGCAGCTCGTGCCACGCGTCCTCGCTGCGCGCCTGGCCCGCGGCGAGCCGCGCCCGAAGCTCGATGACCTTCGGGTGCGCATCGAACTGCTCGCGCGCGTGCTGCAGGGCATGGGCCGCGTCGGCACGCGTCGTCGCGAACTGCTCCGCGAGCTGGCGCGCCACGCGCTCCAGCACGGCCGTGCCCACCCGGCGCTCGTTCCGCACGACTTCACGCGGCGGTTCGCCGAGCTCCCACACGAGGCCGACCCACGACATGGCCTTGAGGGCGTAGTACGTCGGATCGACCTCGTACCAGCGGA is a window from the Pseudogemmatithrix spongiicola genome containing:
- a CDS encoding dienelactone hydrolase family protein, yielding MRFVALALLPLALTVGACSVESVSAESQGTAIPAGAADVAARLQNSPRHAEWAMIPAAPGSRDSIAAWVVYPERRDNAPVVVVIHEIFGLSSWVRGVADQLAADGFIAIAPDLLSIERGGATTDSMAAADARAMIQRVTPDKMNAMVAAVGQYGMNLPAAKKVYGVVGYCWGGSASFNHAVFNAPGLKAAVVYYGSSPSAEDIAKVRIPVLGLYGEDDQRVNATIGRADSTIKAIGGTFEQHIYAGAGHGFLRAQDQRPANLEAARRAWPETLRWFRRHLN